One window of Pseudomonas sp. FP198 genomic DNA carries:
- the rpsR gene encoding 30S ribosomal protein S18: protein MARFFRRRKFCRFTAEDVKEIDYKDLNTLKAYVSETGKIVPSRITGTKARYQRQLATAIKRARFLALLAYTDSHGR from the coding sequence ATGGCACGTTTCTTCCGTCGTCGTAAATTCTGCCGCTTCACCGCTGAAGACGTGAAAGAGATCGATTACAAAGATCTCAACACTCTGAAAGCCTACGTATCCGAGACCGGCAAAATCGTTCCAAGCCGTATCACCGGTACCAAAGCACGTTATCAGCGTCAGCTGGCCACCGCTATCAAGCGCGCCCGCTTCCTGGCCCTGCTGGCCTACACCGACAGCCACGGCCGCTGA
- a CDS encoding NAD synthetase, which produces MSTPLPGIGMDNSISQRMARQRIESQINLPRLFAAIDADPGIVGAGVVYIDAEFNVVTLREFKPICSIKPKRIILREAQKYIAPAQFAQQVQDNPRESRLVGEAINTSLSCAGAVIGWVVVLSGSVAIPFSAGASTAIAVLGYTAAAASTAQCFTSGYRMRNEMVNPARNDQLDSEEWYQYTMIALDAASLVGVGASSLTTLKLVRLNKAATGKSVREVLRGLNRQERAKLTKELLSINDPRLTSKLLKLKQLSGELPKRFTSTQIRHATVTQIRDALGAAIGFTGSAISGNVRTIAVGLYEEIEE; this is translated from the coding sequence ATGAGTACCCCTTTGCCGGGCATCGGCATGGACAACAGCATCTCCCAGCGAATGGCTCGCCAACGCATCGAAAGCCAGATCAACCTGCCACGGTTGTTCGCCGCCATTGACGCCGATCCCGGCATCGTCGGTGCCGGGGTGGTGTATATCGATGCTGAGTTCAATGTAGTGACTTTGCGTGAGTTCAAGCCGATTTGCAGCATCAAGCCAAAGCGAATCATTTTGCGCGAGGCGCAGAAATATATTGCGCCGGCTCAGTTTGCTCAGCAGGTGCAGGACAATCCACGGGAATCACGACTGGTTGGCGAAGCGATCAATACCTCGTTGTCTTGCGCAGGGGCCGTTATCGGTTGGGTAGTGGTACTCAGCGGCTCCGTTGCTATTCCATTCTCAGCGGGAGCAAGCACTGCGATCGCTGTTCTGGGTTACACCGCCGCTGCGGCCAGCACGGCGCAGTGTTTTACCAGCGGTTATCGCATGCGCAATGAAATGGTTAACCCCGCCCGAAATGATCAGCTCGATAGTGAAGAGTGGTACCAGTACACCATGATCGCATTGGACGCTGCGTCGTTGGTTGGGGTTGGAGCATCGTCGCTGACGACGCTCAAACTGGTTAGATTGAACAAAGCTGCGACGGGCAAAAGTGTGCGGGAAGTACTTCGGGGATTGAATCGTCAGGAGCGAGCCAAACTCACCAAAGAATTGCTGAGTATCAATGACCCGCGCTTGACCTCCAAATTGCTCAAATTGAAGCAACTGTCTGGCGAGCTACCCAAGCGTTTTACGTCTACTCAAATCAGGCATGCCACGGTCACGCAGATTCGGGATGCTTTGGGAGCTGCCATCGGCTTCACCGGAAGCGCGATTTCTGGGAATGTCCGGACTATTGCTGTAGGGCTGTATGAGGAGATTGAGGAGTGA
- the rplI gene encoding 50S ribosomal protein L9 — protein MQLILLEKIANLGNLGDKVNVKAGYGRNYLLPFGKATAATAANLAAFEERRAELEKAAADRKASAESRAAQLAELEVTITATAGDEGKLFGSIGTHDIADALTASGVEVAKSEVRLPNGTIRNVGEFDVAVHLHAEVEATVRVVVVAA, from the coding sequence ATGCAACTGATCCTTCTGGAAAAAATCGCCAACCTGGGCAACCTGGGCGACAAAGTAAACGTTAAGGCCGGTTACGGCCGTAACTACCTGCTGCCTTTCGGCAAAGCCACCGCTGCGACCGCTGCCAACCTGGCTGCGTTCGAAGAGCGTCGCGCTGAGCTGGAAAAAGCCGCCGCAGACCGTAAGGCATCGGCTGAAAGCCGTGCTGCCCAACTGGCCGAGCTGGAAGTGACCATCACTGCCACCGCTGGCGACGAAGGCAAGCTGTTCGGTTCGATCGGTACTCACGACATCGCTGACGCACTGACCGCCTCCGGCGTTGAAGTTGCGAAAAGCGAAGTTCGTCTGCCGAACGGCACCATCCGCAACGTAGGTGAATTCGACGTAGCCGTGCACCTGCACGCCGAAGTTGAAGCCACCGTACGCGTTGTCGTGGTAGCAGCCTAA
- the rpsF gene encoding 30S ribosomal protein S6 yields the protein MRHYEIIFLVHPDQSEQVGGMVERYTKLIEEDGGKIHRLEDWGRRQLAYAINNVHKAHYVMLNVECTGKALAELEDNFRYNDAVIRNLVIRREEAVTGQSEMLKAEENRSERRERRDRPEHSDSADGDDSDSDSDNSDNADE from the coding sequence ATGCGTCATTACGAAATCATCTTTTTGGTCCACCCGGATCAAAGCGAGCAAGTCGGCGGCATGGTTGAGCGTTACACCAAGCTGATCGAAGAAGACGGCGGCAAAATCCACCGTCTGGAAGATTGGGGCCGTCGTCAACTGGCCTACGCAATCAACAATGTTCACAAGGCTCACTACGTGATGCTGAACGTTGAGTGCACCGGCAAGGCCCTGGCCGAGCTGGAAGACAACTTCCGCTACAACGATGCAGTGATCCGTAACCTGGTCATCCGTCGCGAAGAAGCCGTCACCGGCCAATCCGAGATGCTCAAGGCTGAAGAAAACCGCAGTGAGCGCCGTGAGCGTCGCGACCGTCCTGAGCACTCTGACAGCGCCGATGGCGATGACAGCGATAGCGACAGCGACAACAGCGATAACGCTGACGAGTAA
- a CDS encoding DUF2126 domain-containing protein codes for MSIHVALHHVTHYRYERAVELGPQIVRLRPAAHSRTRILSYALKVSPDQHFINWQQDPQGNYLARLVFPEKTDELRVEVDLVAEMAVFNPFDFFLEPYAEKIPFAYAADEKHELMPYLEKLPLTPRFKAYLDGIDRTPLPAVDFLVALNQRLSEDIGYLIRMEPGVQTPEHTLEHASGSCRDSAWLLVQLLRHLGLAARFVSGYLIQLTADVKSLDGPSGTEVDFTDLHAWCEVYLPGAGWIGLDATSGLFAGEGHIPLACSPDPSSAAPISGLVEPCECQFSHEMSVERIWEAPRVTKPYTEEQWQAIQALGQQIDGDLLEGDVRLTMGGEPTFVSIDDPDGAEWNTAALGPDKRRLSAELFQRMRKHYAPEGLVHFGQGKWYPGEQLPRWSLNCYWRRDGVPIWRDNALIADEQQDYGADGELAGRFLASVAERLNIPARFVFAAYEDNFHYLWREGNLPSNVTAEDPRLEDPLERARLRKVFSQGLDKVVGQVLPLARTAKGDQWQSGRWYLRDNHCRLVPGDSPLGYRLPLASQPWVTAAEYPFIHPTDPNQDLPELPGTEQLTHHGEPALEQERAPKIDESADWLTRTAFCAEARDGRLYLFMPPLERVEDYLELVSAIEATAEELGCPVLLEGYEPPSDPRLSNFRITPDPGVIEVNVQPSATWDELVERTEFLYEQARLNRLTTEKFMIDGRHTGTGGGNHFVLGGATPADSPFLRRPDLLRSLISYWHNHPSLSYLFSGLFIGPTSQAPRVDEARNDALYELEIAFAQMPEPGEACPPWLVDRLLRNLLIDVTGNTHRAEFCIDKLYSPDGATGRLGLLELRAFEMPPHARMSLAQQLLLRALVARFWREPYAPAKLARWGTELHDRFLLPHFIEQDFADVIDDLNVAGYPLQAEWFAAHLEFRFPKVGDYAVNGIELQLRQALEPWHVLGEEGTAGGTVRYVDSSLERLQVKLSGLAPQRYLLTCNGVPVPLQPTGRVGEFVAGVRFRAWQPANCLQPTIPVHAPLVFDVLDTWMQRSLGGCQYHVAHPGGRNYDSLPVNANEAESRRMARFFRIGHTPGKLPIPKLATDDEFPFTLDLRRFQGVLKR; via the coding sequence GTGTCGATCCATGTCGCTTTGCACCATGTCACACATTATCGCTACGAGCGCGCTGTCGAACTCGGTCCACAGATCGTGCGCCTGCGCCCGGCCGCCCATAGCCGTACGCGCATTCTTTCGTATGCGCTCAAAGTCTCGCCCGATCAGCATTTCATCAATTGGCAACAAGATCCCCAGGGCAATTACCTGGCGCGGCTGGTGTTCCCGGAAAAGACCGATGAGCTGCGGGTCGAGGTCGATCTGGTCGCCGAGATGGCGGTGTTCAATCCATTCGACTTTTTCCTCGAGCCCTACGCCGAGAAGATTCCGTTTGCCTACGCGGCCGACGAGAAACATGAACTGATGCCCTATCTGGAAAAGCTGCCGCTGACGCCGAGATTCAAGGCTTATCTGGACGGCATCGACCGCACGCCGCTGCCGGCGGTGGACTTCCTGGTGGCGTTGAACCAGCGCCTGAGCGAAGACATCGGTTACCTGATCCGCATGGAGCCCGGCGTACAGACGCCGGAGCACACCCTGGAGCACGCCTCCGGTTCCTGCCGGGATTCGGCCTGGCTGCTGGTGCAACTGTTGCGTCATCTGGGCCTGGCAGCGCGGTTTGTCTCCGGTTACCTGATCCAGCTGACCGCCGATGTGAAAAGCCTCGACGGCCCGTCCGGTACGGAAGTGGACTTCACCGACCTGCACGCCTGGTGCGAGGTGTACCTGCCCGGCGCCGGCTGGATCGGCCTGGACGCCACGTCCGGGTTGTTCGCCGGTGAAGGGCATATTCCCTTGGCGTGTAGTCCCGATCCGTCCTCGGCAGCGCCGATCAGCGGCCTGGTGGAACCTTGCGAGTGCCAGTTCAGCCACGAAATGTCCGTCGAGCGAATCTGGGAGGCGCCACGGGTCACCAAGCCATACACCGAAGAGCAATGGCAGGCGATCCAGGCGTTGGGCCAGCAGATCGACGGCGACCTGCTGGAGGGCGACGTGCGCCTGACCATGGGCGGCGAGCCGACCTTCGTTTCCATCGACGACCCGGACGGCGCCGAGTGGAATACCGCAGCGCTCGGCCCGGACAAGCGTCGCCTCTCCGCCGAGTTGTTCCAGCGCATGCGCAAGCACTACGCGCCCGAGGGGCTGGTGCACTTCGGCCAGGGCAAGTGGTACCCCGGCGAGCAATTGCCGCGGTGGTCGCTCAACTGTTATTGGCGGCGTGACGGCGTGCCGATCTGGCGCGACAACGCGCTGATCGCCGACGAACAACAGGACTACGGCGCCGATGGCGAACTGGCCGGGCGTTTCCTGGCGAGTGTCGCCGAACGCCTGAATATCCCTGCGCGGTTCGTCTTCGCGGCCTACGAGGATAATTTCCATTACCTCTGGCGCGAGGGCAATTTGCCTTCGAACGTGACAGCCGAGGACCCTCGGCTCGAGGATCCCCTGGAGCGGGCGCGGTTGCGCAAGGTCTTCAGCCAGGGCCTGGACAAAGTGGTCGGCCAGGTCCTGCCGCTGGCGCGCACCGCCAAGGGCGATCAATGGCAAAGCGGCCGCTGGTATTTGCGCGACAACCATTGTCGGCTGGTGCCGGGCGATTCGCCGCTGGGCTATCGCCTGCCGCTGGCGTCGCAGCCATGGGTGACCGCAGCCGAGTATCCCTTCATCCATCCCACCGACCCGAACCAGGACTTGCCCGAGTTGCCTGGCACCGAGCAACTCACCCATCACGGCGAGCCGGCCCTGGAACAGGAGCGCGCGCCGAAGATCGACGAATCGGCCGATTGGCTGACGCGCACCGCGTTCTGTGCCGAGGCCAGGGACGGGCGGCTCTATCTGTTCATGCCGCCGCTGGAGCGGGTCGAGGATTACCTGGAACTGGTCAGTGCCATCGAGGCGACAGCCGAAGAACTGGGCTGCCCTGTGCTGCTGGAAGGCTACGAGCCGCCGAGCGATCCGCGCCTGAGCAATTTTCGCATCACGCCTGACCCGGGCGTCATCGAGGTCAACGTGCAACCGTCGGCGACCTGGGATGAGCTGGTCGAGCGCACCGAGTTTCTTTACGAGCAGGCGCGGCTGAACCGGCTGACCACCGAAAAATTCATGATCGACGGTCGACACACCGGCACCGGCGGCGGTAACCATTTCGTCCTGGGCGGCGCGACGCCGGCTGACTCGCCGTTCCTGCGTCGTCCCGACTTGCTGCGCAGCCTGATCAGCTACTGGCATAACCATCCGTCGTTGTCCTACCTGTTTTCCGGACTGTTCATCGGCCCGACATCCCAGGCGCCCCGCGTGGACGAGGCGCGCAACGACGCGTTATATGAACTGGAGATCGCCTTCGCGCAAATGCCCGAGCCTGGCGAAGCGTGTCCGCCTTGGCTGGTAGACCGATTGCTGCGCAACCTGTTGATCGACGTGACCGGCAATACCCACCGCGCCGAGTTCTGCATCGACAAGCTCTATTCACCGGACGGCGCCACCGGGCGTCTCGGCTTGCTGGAGCTGCGCGCTTTCGAAATGCCGCCCCACGCCCGCATGAGCCTGGCCCAGCAGTTGCTGCTGCGGGCGCTGGTGGCGCGGTTCTGGCGTGAACCCTACGCGCCGGCGAAACTGGCGCGCTGGGGTACCGAGCTGCACGATCGCTTCTTGCTGCCGCATTTCATCGAGCAGGATTTTGCCGATGTCATCGACGATCTCAATGTCGCCGGTTATCCGCTGCAGGCCGAGTGGTTCGCCGCGCACCTGGAGTTCCGCTTCCCCAAGGTTGGCGATTACGCGGTCAATGGTATCGAGCTGCAGTTGCGTCAGGCCCTGGAACCCTGGCATGTGCTGGGAGAGGAGGGCACGGCGGGCGGCACCGTACGCTACGTGGACTCGTCCCTGGAGCGCTTGCAGGTCAAGCTCAGCGGCCTGGCGCCACAACGTTATCTGCTGACTTGCAACGGCGTACCGGTGCCCTTGCAACCCACCGGCCGAGTCGGTGAGTTCGTCGCCGGGGTACGTTTCCGCGCCTGGCAACCGGCCAATTGCCTGCAACCGACCATCCCGGTCCATGCGCCGCTGGTATTCGATGTGCTCGACACCTGGATGCAACGTTCGCTGGGCGGCTGTCAGTACCACGTGGCGCATCCGGGTGGGCGCAACTATGACAGCCTGCCGGTCAACGCCAACGAAGCGGAGAGCCGGCGGATGGCGCGTTTCTTCCGGATCGGACACACGCCTGGGAAACTTCCGATACCGAAGCTGGCAACGGATGACGAATTTCCCTTCACACTCGATCTGCGACGGTTCCAAGGGGTATTGAAGCGATAG
- the rlmB gene encoding 23S rRNA (guanosine(2251)-2'-O)-methyltransferase RlmB — MSQLEKIYGVHAVEALLRHHPKRVKQIWLAEGRSDPRVQTLVELAGENRVAVGQAERREMDAWVEGVHQGVVAEVSPSQVWGEAMLDELLDRTEGAPLLLVLDGVTDPHNLGACLRSADAAGALAVIVPKDKSATLTPVVRKVACGAAEVIPLVAVTNLARTLEKLQQRGLWVVGTAGEAEVSIYDQDLTGPTILIMGAEGKGMRRLTREHCDYLVKLPMAGSVSSLNVSVATGVCLFEAQRQRGAKAAAKKT; from the coding sequence ATGAGTCAGCTGGAAAAGATCTACGGCGTGCATGCCGTGGAGGCGCTGTTGCGTCACCACCCCAAGCGGGTCAAGCAGATCTGGTTGGCGGAAGGGCGTAGCGATCCGCGCGTCCAGACGTTGGTCGAGCTGGCGGGCGAGAATCGCGTAGCGGTCGGCCAGGCCGAGCGGCGTGAAATGGACGCCTGGGTCGAAGGCGTGCACCAGGGCGTCGTGGCCGAAGTCAGTCCGAGCCAGGTCTGGGGCGAGGCGATGCTCGACGAGCTGCTCGATCGCACCGAGGGCGCGCCCTTGCTGCTGGTGCTGGACGGCGTGACCGACCCGCACAACCTCGGCGCCTGCCTGCGTTCGGCGGATGCCGCCGGGGCGTTGGCGGTGATCGTGCCAAAAGACAAGTCGGCCACCCTGACCCCGGTAGTGCGTAAAGTCGCCTGCGGCGCGGCGGAAGTGATCCCGCTGGTGGCCGTGACCAACCTGGCGCGCACCCTGGAAAAACTCCAGCAGCGCGGCTTGTGGGTCGTCGGCACGGCGGGCGAGGCCGAGGTCAGCATCTATGACCAGGACCTGACCGGCCCGACCATCCTGATCATGGGCGCCGAAGGCAAGGGCATGCGCCGCCTGACCCGCGAGCATTGCGACTACCTGGTCAAGCTGCCAATGGCCGGCAGTGTCAGCAGTCTCAACGTCTCGGTTGCCACCGGCGTGTGCCTGTTCGAAGCCCAGCGCCAGCGTGGGGCCAAGGCTGCTGCCAAAAAAACCTGA
- the dnaB gene encoding replicative DNA helicase, translating into MNEITAPEQYDLQTAALKVPPHSIEAEQAVLGGLMLDNNAWERVLDQVSDGDFYRHDHRLIFRAIARLADQNMPIDVVTLAEQLDKEGQTSQVGGLGYLGELAKNTPSVANIKAYAQIVRERATLRQLIGISTEIADSAFNPEGRTAAEILDEAERQIFQIAEARPKTGGPVSVNDLLTKAIDRIDTLFNTDNAITGLSTGYTDLDEKTSGLQPSDLIIVAGRPSMGKTTFAMNLVENAVLRSDKAVLVYSLEMPGESLIMRMLSSLGRIDQTKVRSGQLEDDDWPRLTSAVNLLNDRKLFIDDTAGISPSEMRARTRRLVREHGDIAMIMIDYLQLMQIPGSSGDNRTNEISEISRSLKALAKEFNCPVVALSQLNRSLEQRPNKRPVNSDLRESGAIEQDADVIMFVYRDEVYHPETEHKGIAEIIIGKQRNGPIGFIRLAFIGKYTRFENLAPGSYNFDDDE; encoded by the coding sequence ATGAACGAAATCACCGCTCCCGAGCAATACGATCTGCAAACCGCTGCCCTGAAGGTGCCTCCGCATTCCATCGAGGCCGAACAGGCCGTGCTCGGTGGCCTGATGCTGGACAACAACGCCTGGGAACGCGTGCTCGATCAAGTTTCCGACGGCGATTTCTACCGGCATGACCACCGCCTGATTTTCCGAGCGATCGCCAGGCTCGCCGATCAGAACATGCCGATCGACGTCGTCACCCTGGCCGAGCAATTGGACAAGGAGGGGCAGACGTCCCAGGTCGGCGGCCTCGGTTACCTGGGCGAACTGGCGAAAAACACCCCGTCGGTCGCCAACATCAAGGCCTATGCCCAGATCGTTCGCGAGCGGGCAACCTTGCGTCAGCTGATCGGCATCAGCACCGAAATCGCCGACAGCGCCTTCAACCCGGAAGGCCGAACCGCCGCCGAAATTCTTGACGAGGCCGAGCGGCAGATTTTCCAGATCGCCGAGGCCCGGCCGAAAACCGGCGGCCCGGTGAGCGTCAATGACCTGTTGACCAAGGCCATCGATCGCATCGACACCTTGTTCAACACCGACAACGCCATTACCGGCCTGTCCACCGGCTATACCGACCTCGACGAGAAGACCAGCGGCTTGCAACCGTCCGACCTGATCATCGTTGCCGGCCGTCCGTCCATGGGTAAGACCACCTTTGCGATGAACCTGGTGGAAAACGCCGTGCTGCGCAGCGACAAGGCGGTGCTGGTGTACTCCCTCGAGATGCCAGGCGAATCGCTGATCATGCGTATGCTGTCGTCCCTGGGTCGTATCGACCAGACCAAGGTCCGTTCCGGCCAACTGGAAGACGACGACTGGCCGCGCCTGACCTCGGCGGTCAACCTGCTCAACGACCGCAAGCTGTTCATCGACGATACTGCCGGTATCAGCCCGTCGGAAATGCGCGCCCGAACCCGTCGCCTGGTGCGTGAGCACGGTGATATCGCGATGATCATGATCGACTACCTGCAATTGATGCAGATTCCCGGTTCCAGCGGCGACAACCGGACCAACGAGATTTCCGAAATCTCGCGTTCCCTCAAGGCCCTGGCCAAGGAATTCAACTGCCCGGTAGTAGCGTTGTCCCAGTTGAACCGTTCCCTGGAACAGCGCCCGAACAAGCGCCCGGTGAACTCCGACTTGCGTGAATCCGGAGCGATCGAGCAGGACGCCGACGTCATCATGTTCGTCTACCGTGACGAGGTGTATCACCCTGAGACGGAACACAAGGGTATCGCCGAAATCATCATCGGCAAGCAGCGGAACGGCCCGATCGGCTTCATCCGCCTGGCGTTTATCGGCAAATACACGCGCTTCGAAAACCTGGCGCCGGGTAGCTACAATTTTGATGATGATGAGTAA
- a CDS encoding YgiQ family radical SAM protein gives MQAAKPLFDYPKYWAECFGPAPFLPMSREEMDQLGWDSCDIIIVTGDAYVDHPSFGMAIIGRLLEAQGFRVGIIAQPNWQSKDDFMKLGEPNLFFGVAAGNMDSMINRYTADKKIRSDDAYTPGGLAGKRPDRASLVYSQRCKEAYKHVPIVLGGIEASLRRIAHYDYWQDRVRNSILIDACADILLYGNAERAIVEVAQRLSYGHKIEDITDVRGTAFIRRDTPQGWYEVDSTRIDRPGKIDKIINPYVNTQDTAACAIEQEKGPVDDPSEAKVVQILASPRMTRDKTVIRLPSVEKVRNDAVLYAHANRVLHLETNPGNARALVQKHGEVDVWFNPPPIPMTTEEMDYVFGMPYARVPHPAYGKEKIPAYEMIRFSVNIMRGCFGGCTFCSITEHEGRIIQNRSEESIIREIEEIRDKVPGFTGVISDLGGPTANMYRIACKSPEIESACRKPSCVFPGICPNLNTDHSSLIQLYRSARALPGVKKILIASGLRYDLAVESPEYVKELVTHHVGGYLKIAPEHTEEGPLNQMMKPGIGSYDKFKRMFEKYTKEAGKEQYLIPYFIAAHPGTTDEDMMNLALWLKGNGFRADQVQAFYPSPMATATAMYHSGKNPLRKVTYKSDAVTIVKSEEQRRLHKAFLRYHDPKGWPMLREALTRMGRADLIGPGKHQLIPLHQPATDSYQSARRKNSTPAGSHKVGKETTKILTQHTGLPPRASDGGNAWDKREQAKAAAFARNQQAAKERKDAAKGKGPKPARKPVVPR, from the coding sequence ATGCAAGCAGCCAAGCCATTATTCGACTATCCCAAGTACTGGGCCGAATGTTTCGGACCGGCGCCGTTCCTGCCGATGAGCAGGGAGGAGATGGATCAGCTCGGCTGGGATTCGTGCGACATCATCATCGTGACCGGTGATGCCTACGTCGATCATCCGTCGTTCGGCATGGCGATCATTGGCCGCCTGCTGGAAGCCCAGGGCTTTCGCGTCGGCATCATTGCCCAGCCGAACTGGCAGTCCAAAGACGACTTCATGAAGCTCGGCGAGCCCAACCTGTTCTTCGGTGTCGCGGCCGGCAACATGGACTCGATGATCAACCGCTACACCGCCGACAAGAAAATCCGTTCCGATGACGCCTACACGCCGGGTGGCCTGGCGGGCAAGCGGCCGGACCGTGCGAGCCTGGTCTATAGCCAGCGTTGCAAGGAAGCCTACAAACACGTGCCGATCGTCCTCGGCGGTATCGAAGCGTCCCTGCGCCGCATCGCCCACTACGATTACTGGCAGGACCGTGTGCGCAACTCGATCCTGATCGACGCCTGCGCCGACATCCTGCTCTACGGCAACGCCGAGCGGGCGATTGTCGAAGTGGCCCAGCGCCTGTCCTACGGCCACAAGATCGAAGACATCACCGACGTGCGCGGCACCGCATTCATTCGCCGCGACACGCCGCAAGGCTGGTACGAAGTCGATTCCACGCGCATCGACCGTCCGGGCAAGATCGACAAGATCATCAACCCGTACGTGAATACCCAGGACACCGCTGCCTGCGCCATCGAGCAGGAAAAGGGCCCGGTCGATGACCCGAGCGAAGCCAAAGTCGTACAGATCCTGGCGAGCCCGAGGATGACCCGCGACAAGACCGTGATTCGCCTGCCATCGGTAGAGAAGGTGCGCAACGACGCGGTGCTGTATGCCCACGCCAACCGTGTATTGCACCTGGAAACCAACCCGGGCAACGCCCGTGCCCTGGTGCAGAAACACGGCGAAGTCGACGTCTGGTTCAACCCGCCGCCCATTCCGATGACAACCGAGGAAATGGACTACGTGTTTGGCATGCCTTACGCGCGTGTCCCGCATCCGGCGTATGGCAAGGAAAAAATCCCTGCTTACGAGATGATCCGTTTCTCGGTGAACATCATGCGCGGCTGCTTCGGCGGGTGCACCTTCTGCTCGATCACCGAGCACGAAGGCCGGATCATCCAGAATCGCTCGGAAGAGTCGATCATTCGCGAGATCGAAGAGATCCGCGACAAGGTCCCTGGTTTTACCGGGGTCATTTCCGACCTCGGCGGCCCGACCGCGAACATGTACCGCATCGCCTGCAAGAGCCCGGAAATCGAATCCGCGTGCCGCAAGCCGTCCTGCGTGTTCCCCGGCATCTGCCCGAACCTCAATACCGACCACTCATCGCTGATCCAGCTGTACCGCAGCGCCCGGGCGTTGCCTGGGGTGAAGAAGATCCTCATTGCCTCCGGCCTGCGTTACGACCTGGCGGTCGAGTCGCCGGAGTACGTCAAGGAGCTGGTGACCCACCACGTCGGCGGTTACCTGAAGATCGCCCCGGAGCACACCGAGGAAGGCCCGCTCAACCAGATGATGAAGCCGGGCATCGGCAGCTATGACAAATTCAAGCGGATGTTCGAGAAGTACACCAAGGAAGCCGGGAAAGAGCAGTACCTGATTCCGTATTTCATCGCGGCTCACCCGGGCACTACCGACGAAGACATGATGAACCTGGCGCTGTGGCTCAAGGGCAACGGCTTCCGGGCCGACCAGGTGCAGGCGTTCTATCCGTCGCCGATGGCCACGGCCACCGCGATGTACCATTCGGGCAAGAACCCGCTGCGCAAGGTCACCTACAAGAGCGACGCGGTGACCATCGTCAAGAGCGAAGAGCAACGCCGCCTGCACAAGGCGTTCCTGCGTTATCACGACCCGAAAGGCTGGCCGATGCTGCGCGAAGCACTGACCCGCATGGGCCGCGCCGACCTGATCGGGCCGGGCAAGCATCAGCTGATTCCGCTGCACCAGCCTGCCACCGACAGCTACCAGAGCGCCCGTCGCAAGAACTCGACCCCGGCTGGCAGCCATAAGGTGGGCAAGGAGACTACCAAGATCCTGACCCAGCACACCGGCCTGCCGCCGCGGGCCAGTGACGGCGGCAATGCCTGGGATAAACGCGAGCAAGCCAAGGCCGCTGCGTTCGCCCGTAATCAGCAGGCTGCCAAGGAGCGCAAGGATGCGGCCAAGGGCAAGGGGCCGAAGCCTGCGCGCAAGCCGGTTGTGCCGCGCTGA